One genomic region from Anopheles bellator chromosome 2, idAnoBellAS_SP24_06.2, whole genome shotgun sequence encodes:
- the LOC131207963 gene encoding uncharacterized protein LOC131207963 — MKASFGWLILGLWCQHAFGSPRPDFGLHGSVAGSASVVTVAGEAATLFDLIDRKTITLNSQYNTLYTLKDALTEIGSEIAIAGQTLTSQLETLANSTGPLLDAFNNVTSALGNLSTVLTGNLTSQQSAIEQAVGPAIGLMLSDALNRLTATLHRLEESLNKAKLGAIDAQHAYGSAPIPATDIRRYITPKIIDTLQRAEQDMKSDLPLVTYIIELTLGHLEAADIYLSGFMSGADDAVQDAVSYFSPFYVEASEDAVATGEMVFTDIQTAYKNQTTQLNFIMADLAAMDSYATAMQLVFAKYANAIDDARLQLLYDSIGTMFTTYFGLAAQLDDFLDQFLDVMLCEPVRAVLDVLIASGPWADYCFSKYSPRLSALAIVLSYDFQECYQIEATRLQRLFTLTERMVTQMLFDVADLADNVLDCFYQIAGASDCYAQIGPYYIELADTLALKKGDLEQLIDFETNANAARMGSCVSTAKYNMVLSAEAIVSAIGQCETSGPSH, encoded by the exons ATGAAAGCATCTTTCGGCTGGCTAATCTTGGGTCTCTGGTGCCAG CATGCGTTCGGTTCACCGAGACCAGACTTCGGCCTGCATGGGTCCGTAGCCGGCAGCGCTAGCGTGGTGACGGTTGCCGGTGAAGCGGCCACCTTGTTCGATTTGATCGACCGCAAAACAATAACACTGAACTCACAATACAACACACTGTACACACTAAAAGATGCGCTGACCGAGATCGGCTCCGAAATTGCGATCGCCGGCCAGACGTTGACGAGCCAGCTGGAGACGCTCGCCAACAGCACTGGGCCGTTACTGGATGCGTTCAACAATGTCACTTCCGCGCTAGGGAATCTCTCCACAGTGCTCACCGGGAACCTGACGTCACAGCAATCCGCCATCGAGCAAGCGGTCGGTCCCGCCATCGGCCTTATGCTCAGCGATGCACTCAATCGGCTGACTGCCACACTGCATCGCCTAGAAGAGTCACTGAACAAGGCCAAGCTCGGGGCAATCGATGCTCAGCACGCTTACGGCTCGGCACCGATCCCGGCCACCGATATCCGACGCTACATCACACCGAAGATAATCGACACCCTGCAGCGTGCCGAGCAGGACATGAAGTCGGACCTGCCGCTCGTGACCTACATCATAGAGCTCACCCTCGGCCACCTTGAGGCTGCCGACATCTACCTGTCCGGGTTCATGTCCGGTGCGGACGACGCTGTGCAGGATGCGGTCAGCTACTTCTCACCGTTCTATGTTGAAGCATCCGAGGACGCAGTGGCTACGGGGGAGATGGTATTCACGGACATTCAGACCGCCTACAAGAATCAAACCACCCAACTCAACTTCATCATGGCCGACCTGGCCGCGATGGACTCTTACGCGACCGCCATGCAGCTGGTGTTCGCCAAGTACGCCAACGCGATAGACGACGCCCGGCTGCAGCTTCTGTACGACTCGATCGGCACCATGTTTACCACCTACTTCGGGCTGGCGGCGCAGCTCGATGACTTTCTCGACCAGTTCCTCGACGTGATGCTGTGCGAGCCGGTGCGTGCGGTTCTAGACGTTCTGATCGCTTCCGGCCCGTGGGCCGACTACTGTTTCAGCAAGTACTCGCCGCGCCTCAGCGCACTGGCCATCGTGCTCTCGTACGACTTCCAGGAGTGCTACCAGATCGAGGCGACACGCTTGCAGCGACTGTTCACGCTGACCGAACGAATGGTCACACAAATGCTCTTCGACGTCGCGGACCTGGCCGACAACGTGCTCGATTGCTTCTACCAGATCGCCGGAGCCTCGGACTGCTACGCACAG ATTGGACCATACTATATCGAGCTCGCTGATACACTGGCACTGAAGAAGGGCGATCTGGAGCAGCTGATTGATTTCGaaaccaacgccaacgccgccCGAATGGGCTCGTGCGTGTCCACGGCCAAATACAACATGGTGCTGTCTGCCGAAGCGATCGTTTCCGCTATAGGCCAGTGTGAAACATCTGGCCCTTCGCATTAG
- the LOC131211670 gene encoding argininosuccinate lyase codes for MSNKPKAQATGADQTQAAPFKLWGGRYSKTTDHVLAKVNNSLAVDKRLYSQDIDGSIAYAKSLAEAGLLTQSEYKVIVYGLETCRSEWSKGTIKLLPRDEDVHTVNERRLFEIIGPQIAGKLHTGRSRNEQVVVDMKLWMRDAIADLQQLLLDLVQSINDVAERYIEVVMPGYTHMQRAQPVRFSHWLLSYAFYFKEDYDRFTEFGKRMNVLPLGSGALAGNPFNINRHQLAVDLGFDGVSHNSMNVVSDRDFVVEFNFLATLVAVHMSRLAEDVILYATKEYNFVELSEEYTTGSSLMPQKRNPDSLELIRGITGPVFGQHCAILMTLKGLPSTYNKDLQCDKSGMFGVYDQMQLCLSLMAGIIRTMRVDEDRCLSALGYEMLATDMAYYLVRRGIPFREAHHISGEVVAHSEKVKIPINKLSLEDLQEISPYFDETISRIWNYENSVEQYTVVGGTSRLSVQEQIRVLRTFVDARFSR; via the exons ATGagcaacaaaccaaaagcGCAGGCGACCGGGGCCGACCAAACGCAGGCGGCACCGTTCAAGTTGTGGGGTGGCCGGTACTCGAAGACGACGGACCATGTCCTGGCGAAGGTGAACAACTCGCTGGCGGTGGACAAGCGGCTGTACTCGCAGGACATCGACGGGAGTATCGCGTACGCCAAGAGCCTGGCCGAGGCGGGCCTGCTGACGCAGAGCGAGTACAAGGTGATCGTGTACGGGCTCGAGACGTGCCGGAGCGAGTGGAGCAAGGGTACGATCAAGCTGTTGCCCCGGGACGAGGACGTGCACACGGTGAACGAGAGGCGACTGTTCGAGATCATCGGGCCGCAGATCGCCGGCAAGCTGCACACCGGCCGGAGCCGCAACGAGCAGGTCGTGGTGGACATGAAGCTGTGGATGCGGGATGCGATCGCCgacctgcagcagctgctgctcgatctGGTGCAGAGCATCAACGACGTGGCGGAGCGCTACATCGAAGTGGTGATGCCGGGCTACACGCATATGCAGCGGGCCCAGCCGGTGCGCTTCAGCCACTGGCTGCTGAGCTATGCGTTCTACTTCAAGGAGGACTACGATCGCTTCACCGAGTTCGGCAAGCGGATGAACGTGCTGCCACTGGGGAGCGGGGCACTGGCCGGCAACCCGTTCAACATCAACCGCCACCAGCTGGCGGTCGATCTCGGGTTCGACGGTGTTTCGCACAACAGCATGAACGTGGTCAGCGATCGCGACTTCGTGGTGGAGTTTAACTTCCTCGCCACGCTCGTGGCCGTGCACATGAGCCGGTTGGCCGAGGACGTGATCCTGTACGCCACGAAGGAGTACAACTTTGTCGAGCTGTCGGAAGAATACACAACGGGTAGTAGCCTGATGCCGCAGAAGCGCAACCCGGACAGTCTGGAGCTGATCCGCGGTATCACGGGGCCCGTGTTTGGCCAGCACTGTGCCATTCTGATGACGCTCAAGGGCCTACCGTCCACGTACAACAAGGACCTGCAGTGCGACAAGAGCGGCATGTTCGGGGTGTACGATCAGATGCAACTCTGCCTGTCGCTGATGGCCGGCATCATCCGGACGATGCGCGTCGACGAGGACCGCTGCCTGAGTGCGCTTGGCTACGAAATGCTCGCCACCGATATG GCCTACTACCTGGTGCGCCGTGGGATCCCGTTCCGGGAAGCTCACCACATCTCGGGCGAGGTGGTCGCCCACTCGGAGAAGGTCAAGATCCCGATCAACAAGCTGTCGCTCGAGGACCTCCAGGAGATCAGCCCGTACTTTGACGAAACGATCAGCCGCATCTGGAACTACGAGAACAGCGTCGAGCAGTACACCGTCGTCGGGGGTACCTCGCGACTGTCGGTACAGGAGCAGATACGCGTTCTGCGAACGTTTGTTGACGCACGGTTCAGCCGCTGA
- the LOC131211669 gene encoding carotenoid isomerooxygenase: MDFLQINGHFTAAHPPSSCSTRSCSLAATPVPPDEVHSDGEVVPDSPRPPRRCSLPAAHQFESGGRATPVFTWNPMPTCRNVVYARTEQNQQIVFSQLEQEVETETSVSDLSASASEGEESEDRPGHGPADVEQSDGGMPAKGIYPNCDVSVWLRSCEQEIIEPIEGTVKGSVPAWLNGSLLRNGPGSLKVGDMMFNHLFDSSALLHRFNIANGKITYQCRFLKSDAYKKNNAARRIVVSEFGTSAVPDPCHTIFDRIAAIFNKPGENNSDNAMISIYPFGDEFFAFTESPIIHRIDPETLDTEAKLNVSDYVGIVNHTSHPHVMSDGTVYNLGCSVTRTGPAYTIICFPHGERMFENARIVASVPARWRFHPGYMHTFGITDNYFVIVEQPLSVSVPSMVVSQLRNKPMAASLKWFANQQTHIYLLDRDTGELRHTFHSDPFFYLHIINQYEQDDHLVLDVCCYKDPAMLNCMYVDTMRNMQSNPDYARMFRGRPLRFVLPLHCAGKLKKRNSHLTKTASVDDASWADMWQTIGGADPGQQCRESCAAQELVLQNLVRLAGAKATAYIMPNRTIFCKPELLCDLGCETPRIHYERHLGRPYRYFYAISSDVDASNPGTLIKVDVVGKSRLTWCEPNVYPSEPIFVPAADPQTEDDGVVLAAMVWGREEENRVGLLVLDAKTFTELGRSEFTTPGPVPKCLHGWFQPAAN; this comes from the exons ATGGACTTTCTTCAGATCAACGGACACTTTACGGCGGCCCATCCGCCGTCGTCCTGCTCGACCAGAAGTTGTAGTTTGGCAGCGACTCCGGTCCCACCGGATGAGGTTCACTCGGATGGCGAGGTCGTCCCGGACAGCCCAAGGCCGCCCCGTCGATGCTCCCTGCCGGCGGCGCACCAGTTCGAGAGCGGTGGCCGTGCAACGCCCGTCTTCACCTGGAACCCGATGCCGACGTGTCGGAACGTGGTCTATGCGCGAACCGAGCAAAACCAACAGATTGTGTTTTCGCAG CTCGAGCAGGAGGTGGAAACGGAGACGAGCGTTTCAGACCTGTCCGCCTCGGCCTCGGAGGGTGAGGAATCGGAGGACCGGCCGGGACACGGACCGGCGGACGTAGAGCAGTCCGACGGAGGAATGCCTGCCAAGGGCATCTATCCCAACTGTGACGTGAGCGTGTGGTTGCGCTCCTGTGAACAGGAGATTATCGAACCCATCGAGGGGACCGTCAAGGGCAGTGTGCCTGCGTGGCTGAATGGAAGTCTGCTTCGCAACGGTCCGGGCAGTCTGAAGGTTGGCGACATGATGTTCAATCACCTGTTCGACAGTTCGGCTCTGCTGCACCG GTTCAACATCGCCAACGGGAAGATCACGTACCAGTGTCGGTTTCTTAAGTCGGACGCCTACAAGAAGAACAACGCCGCACGGCGAATCGTGGTAAGCGAGTTCGGTACCAGCGCCGTTCCCGATCCGTGCCACACCAT TTTCGACAGGATTGCGGCGATCTTCAACAAGCCGGGTGAGAACAACTCGGACAATGCGATGATCTCGATCTACCCGTTTGGTGATGAGTTCTTTGCGTTCACCGAGAGTCCCATCATTCaccggatcgatccggaaACGCTCGACACGGAGGCGAAACTGAATGTGTCTGACTACGTGGGTATTGTGAACCACACGTCGCATCCGCACGTCATGTCCGACGGGACGGTCTACAATCTGGGGTGCTCGGTGACGCGAACCGGGCCGGCTTACACCATCATCTGCTTCCCGCACGGGGAGAGAATGTTCGAGAACGCGCGGATTGTCGCCTCGGTTCCGGCCCGCTGGAGGTTTCATCCGGGGTACATGCACACGTTCGGCATCACGGATAATTACTTCGTGATTGTCGAGCAGCCACTGAGCGTGTCGGTCCCGTCGATGGTGGTCAGCCAGCTGCGGAACAAACCGATGGCGGCCTCGCTCAAGTGGTTCGCCAACCAGCAGACCCACATTTACCTGCTCGATCGCGACACGGGTGAACTGAGGCACACGTTCCACAGCGATCCGTTCTTCTACCTTCACATCATCAACCAGTACGAGCAGGATGATCATCTGGTGCTGGACGTCTGCTGCTACAAGGACCCGGCCATGCTAAATTGTATGTACGTTGATACGATGCGCAACATGCAGAGCAATCCGGACTATGCCCGAATGTTCCGCGGGCGGCCACTGCGTTTCGTGTTGCCACTGCACTGCGCCGGGAAGCTGAAGAAGCGCAACAGCCACCTCACCAAGACGGCCAGCGTGGATGACGCTTCGTGGGCCGATATGTGGCAGACCATAGGGGGCGCGGACCCAGGTCAACAGTGCCGCGAGTCCTGCGCGGCCCAGGAACTGGTGCTACAGAACCTGGTGCGACTCGCCGGTGCCAAAGCGACGGCCTACATCATGCCGAACCGTACGATCTTCTGCAAACCCGAACTGCTGTGCGATCTGGGCTGCGAGACACCGCGCATCCACTACGAACGGCACCTTGGCCGCCCGTATCGGTACTTTTACGCCATCAGCTCCGACGTGGACGCCAGCAACCCGGGCACGCTGATCAAGGTGGATGTGGTGGGCAAGAGCCGGCTCACGTGGTGCGAACCGAACGTGTATCCGAGCGAACCGATCTTTGTGCCGGCCGCCGACCCACAGACCGAGGACGATGGCGTCGTGCTGGCGGCCATGGTTTGGGGTCGTGAGGAAGAAAACCGCGTtgggttgctggtgctggacgCCAAAACCTTTACCGAGCTGGGCCGCAGTGAGTTCACGACACCGGGCCCGGTACCCAAGTGTCTGCACGGCTGGTTTCAACCCGCGGCCAACTGA